In Bombus affinis isolate iyBomAffi1 chromosome 8, iyBomAffi1.2, whole genome shotgun sequence, the following proteins share a genomic window:
- the LOC126919369 gene encoding uncharacterized protein LOC126919369 isoform X12 produces MVAQSIVILSLLITYALSAPTGCIESCISYVKQYQTQTSGGLSQTASNLQGLDYSKPGTWSEHNDYDIDNGHGKVHEERGQYVTGPKTVRYYRKNSSSSYSTKYPNGEILSDFEYQNNRHGIHLPNTQEVFNSHNTYNQMGNSESVAQHKYNKIQSQQHTRSSYTKGERLEDLGEYSGRSQVIPQSTSNLNTQILQEPYHFNGQHGNWSTVDSYKTDGGRGHVFEEEGQYVSGPQKVRYYKRNYTSSYSSSDGIPIPKITKIGMHDVHQKLEKIEKEIGQEFKHISTAEAVGSTNIGQAHISSHDLSIDNMHNINNNNYRRQHNHRNSLSTTHSGEQHSSDIRNEHLPYRNPYQNTYGANSYSTYERHEEYAQKLQPTSQLINPTSGYTSVLNTGNSGYNRNIYSGSTSQQQTDNYQQAEMLDAHQSRQIAQTQTFLDNLRNNAQSQSSRIQSGMQGVSHYKEHWNASHTKEVSIPQHITDISHMNQHSLQYNNNQYNNRHNLHQGVQQQDSYLHQFEEGGFTHGKKMLDKLISGVDTVDCDYNSQYTQSTSQYSRKYKRNAKYGKQDEVQQTQSKYINDDLTQQTSGKLEFGQDSQQFYQAWKPQGANQQLGDFTQKTGESDDLTQQTSGNFEFGQDSQQSYQPWKPQGADQQLGDFTQKTGESDDLTQQTFGKLEFGQDSQQSYQPWKPQGTDQQLGDFMQKTGESDDLTQQTSGKLEFGQDSQQSYQPWKRYSVNHHTEDLTQKAGRSNDFTQQPSGKLKLDQESQSHKPWNLHNTIQQLEDLIQKTKESDDLTHQTPGNIEFDQELQKSDKPWNIYSTIQQLEDFIQKTRESHDFTQQTFGNLKFGQESQKSDTSLNIYSTIQQLEDLIQKTRESDDFTQQTSGKLEFSQESQQSQKTWNLQDTIQQLEDLIQKTRESNDPTLQSSEKVEFGQNSQQSHQSWKPQSTSQQLEDFTQKTGKFDDFTQQTSGKLEFGQDSQQSYQPWKPESASQQLGDFTQKTGESDDLTQQNSGELEFGQDSQQSFQPWKPESTSQQLGDFAQKTGESDDFTQQTFGKLEFGQDSQQSYQPWKPQSASQQLEDFTQKRGESDDLTQQTFGKLEFGQDSQQSYQPWKPQGADQQLEDFTHKMGESDDFTQQTSGKLEFGQDSQQSYQPWKPQSTNQQLRDFAQKTGESDDLTQQTSGNLEFGQGSKQSFPIWQSNVRNQKWGHLTQETSAQLEGDLPKPAEKPKPRSRYSRRGSTVNTQVSNQDMYNINTQNNLNLNAGDTDAPNIYELPPQVNIEGDKDNIRRQSTRGDQGQDKDVSKKLSQQAESSGYDVEGGNVDQVNWLHKSNDATVGLQWHYTYHPSDQRQFVQQTDQKNKEDLQQRSIQTQFSNLQQNPKQEEQIKYIVDNSDQQESHWQPQNYATEQGIKSVRKPFRYIQHENKLMSDQQIRENENLQKHVGTASSEPKLEPRILEVYGGGQYDPTHSGDIYSAVTINPSATLSPTSNTDPWDIREKPEIMVTTTELTMPPLPVEPLNTNDTNEPPRPSSLWTRIGHKITTTFDKAKEKARNIFG; encoded by the exons ATGGTGGCACAAAGTATTGTGattttatctttattaataACATATGCATTATCTGCACCAACTGGATGCATAGAATCTTGTATTTCTTATGTTAAACAATATCAAACGCAAACTTCTggtggtttgtcacaaaccgcATCAAATTTACAAGGCCTTGACTATTCAAAACCTGGCACATGGTCTGAACATAATGACTATGATATAGACAATGGACACGGAAAAGTGCATGAAGAACGTGGTCAATATGTCACAGGTCCCAAAACAGTAAGATATTATAGgaaaaattcttcttcttcttacagTACAAAATATCCTAATGGTGAAATATTATCAGATTTTGAATATCAGAATAATAGACATGGTATACATTTACCCAATACTCAAGAAGTTTTTAATTCTCACAACACTTACAATCAAATGGGTAATTCTGAATCAGTTGCACAACAtaagtataataaaatacagaGTCAACAACACACTCGATCGTCATACACTAAAGGTGAAAGACTTGAAGATCTTGGAGAATACAGTGGAAGATCACAAGTGATTCCGCAAAGTACATCTAACTTGAATACACAAATTTTACAAGAACCTTATCATTTTAATGGACAGCATGGAAATTGGAGTACAGTAGATTCTTATAAAACTGATGGCGGACGTGGCCATGTATTTGAAGAAGAAGGTCAATATGTATCAGGACCTCAAAAGGTTCGTTACTATAAAAGGAATTATACTTCTAGTTACAGTTCATCTGACGGAATTCCTATTCCTAAAATCACAAAAATTGGAATGCACGATGTACACCAGAAACTAGAGAAAATCGAAAAAGAAATAGGGCAAGAATTCAAACATATTTCTACAGCAGAGGCTGTGGGATCTACCAACATTGGACAGGCACATATTAGTTCTCATGATTTGTCTATTGATAACATGCataatataaacaataataattaTAGAAGACAACATAACCACAGGAATAGTTTATCTACAACACATAGTGGAGAACAGCATTCCTCAGACATTAGAAATGAACATTTACCTTATAGGAATCCTTACCAAAATACTTATGGTGCAAACAGCTACAGTACATATGAAAGACATGAAGAATATGCACAAAAACTTCAACCAACCAGTCAACTTATTAATCCAACATCAGGATATACTAGTGTACTCAATACCGGAAACAGTGGTTATAATAGGAATATATATAGTGGATCAACTTCACAACAGCAAACAGATAATTATCAGCAGGCAGAAATGTTAGATGCACATCAATCTAGACAAATCGCACAGACTCAAACGTTTCTTGACAATTTGAGGAACAATGCACAAAGTCAAAGTAGCAGGATCCAATCAGGCATGCAAGGTGTATCTCACTACAAAGAACATTGGAATGCTAGTCATACAAAAGAAGTATCCATACCACAGCATATCACAGACATTTCACATATGAACCAGCACAGTCtccaatataataataatcagtaTAACAACAGACATAATCTACATCAAGGAGTACAACAACAAGATAGTTATTTACATCAATTCGAAGAAGGTGGCTTTACTCATGGTAAAAAAATGTTAGACAAACTAATATCTGGTGTAGATACTGTGGACTGTGATTATAATTCACAATATACGCAAAGTACCTCCCAATATTCAAGAAAATATAAGCGCAATGCAAAGTATGGTAAACAAGATGAAGTGCAACAAACACAAAGTAAATACATCAATGATGATCTTACTCAACAAACTTCTGGAAAACTTGAGTTTGGTCAGGATTCGCAACAATTTTATCAAGCTTGGAAACCACAGGGTGCCAATCAACAATTAGGAGATTTTACACAGAAAACAGGAGAATCTGATGATCTTACTCAACAGACATCTGGAAATTTTGAATTTGGTCAGGATTCGCAACAATCTTATCAACCTTGGAAACCACAGGGTGCCGATCAACAATTAGGAGATTTTACACAGAAAACGGGGGAATCTGATGATCTAACTCAACAGACTTTTGGAAAACTTGAGTTTGGCCAGGATTCGCAACAATCTTATCAACCTTGGAAACCACAGGGTACCGATCAACAATTAGGAGATTTTATGCAGAAAACGGGGGAATCTGATGATCTTACTCAACAGACTTCTGGGAAACTTGAGTTTGGTCAGGATTCGCAACAATCTTATCAACCGTGGAAACGATATAGTGTCAATCATCACACAGAAGATCTTACACAGAAAGCAGGAAGATCTAATGACTTTACTCAACAACCTTCTGGAAAACTTAAATTAGACCAGGAATCACAATCCCATAAACCTTGGAATCTACACAATACAATTCAACAATTAGAAGATCTTATTCAAAAAACAAAGGAATCTGATGACCTTACACATCAAACTCCAGGTAATATAGAATTTGATCAAGAATTACAAAAATCAGATAAACCATGGAATATATACAGTACAATCCAACAATTAGAAGACTTTATTCAAAAAACTAGGGAATCTCATGACTTCACTCAACAAACATTTGGAAATCTTAAATTTGGCCAGGAATCACAAAAATCAGACACATCATTGAATATATACAGTACAATCCAACAGTTAGAAGACCTTATACAAAAAACCAGGGAATCTGATGATTTCACACAACAAACATCTGGAAAACTTGAATTTAGTCAAGAATCACAACAATCTCAAAAAACGTGGAACCTACAGGATACTATTCAACAATTGGAAGACCTTATTCAAAAAACAAGGGAATCTAATGACCCTACCTTACAATCATCTGAAAAAGTCGAATTTGGCCAAAATTCACAGCAATCTCATCAATCTTGGAAACCACAGAGTACAAGTCAACAATTAG AAGATTTTACACAGAAAACAGGGAAATTTGATGATTTTACTCAACAAACTTCTGGAAAACTTGAGTTTGGTCAGGATTCGCAACAATCTTATCAACCTTGGAAGCCAGAAAGCGCAAGCCAACAATTAGGAGATTTTACACAGAAAACGGGGGAATCTGATGATCTTACTCAACAGAATTCTGGTGAACTTGAGTTTGGTCAGGACTCGCAACAATCTTTTCAACCTTGGAAGCCTGAGAGCACAAGCCAACAATTAGGAGATTTTGCGCAGAAAACAGGGGAATCTGATGATTTTACTCAACAGACTTTTGGAAAACTTGAGTTTGGTCAGGATTCGCAACAATCTTATCAACCTTGGAAACCACAGAGCGCAAGCCAACAATTAGAAGATTTTACACAGAAAAGAGGGGAATCTGATGATCTTACTCAACAAAC TTTTGGAAAACTTGAGTTTGGTCAGGATTCGCAACAATCTTATCAACCTTGGAAACCACAGGGTGCCGATCAACAATTAGAAGATTTTACACATAAAATGGGAGAATCTGATGATTTTACTCAACAAACCTCAGGAAAACTTGAGTTTGGTCAGGATTCGCAACAATCTTATCAACCTTGGAAACCACAGAGTACTAATCAGCAATTAAGAGATTTTGCACAGAAAACGGGGGAATCTGATGATCTCACACAACAGACATCTGGAAATCTTGAATTTGGTCAGGGATCAAAGCAATCGTTTCCAATCTGGCAGTCTAATGTGAGGAATCAGAAATGGGGCCATTTGACTCAAGAAACTAGTGCACAACTAGAAGGTGATTTGCCGAAGCCTGCAGAAAAACCTAAACCAAGATCGAGATATTCAAGGCGTGGGTCAACAGTTAATACACAGGTATCAAATCaagatatgtataatattaatacTCAGAATAATTTAAACCTTAATGCTGGAGATACAGATGCGCCAAATATTTATGAATTACCTCCACAAGTGAATATAGAAGGTGATAAAGATAATATTAGGAGACAAAGTACCAGAGGAGATCAAGGACAAGATAAAGATGTTTCTAAGAAATTAAGTCAACAAGCTGAAAGTAGTGGATATGATGTTGAAGGAGGAAATGTAGATCAAGTAAATTGGTTACACAAATCGAATGATGCAACTGTAGGCTTGCAATGGCATTATACATATCATCCAAGTGATCAAAGACAATTCGTGCAACAAACAGATCAGAAGAATAAAGAAGATTTACAGCAGCGATCAATACAAACACAATTTTCTAATTTACAACAAAATCCAAAGCAAGAAGaacaaattaaatatatagTTGATAATTCAGATCAGCAGGAATCACATTGGCAACCTCAAAACTATGCAACTGAACAAGGAATTAAATCTGTGAGAAAaccatttcgttatattcaGCATGAAAATAAATTGATGTCTGATCAACAAAtaagagaaaatgaaaatttacagAAGCATGTAGGAACTGCTTCATCTGAACCTAAGCTGGAGCCAAGAATTTTGGAAGTTTATGGAGGTGGACAATATGATCCAACACATAGCGGAGATATATATTCTGCAGTGACGATAAACCCTAGTGCTACACTATCACCTACAAGTAATACGGATCCATGGGATATTCGAGAAAAACCAGAAATAATGGTAACAACAACAGAATTGACAATGCCGCCATTACCTGTAGAACCTTTAAATACAAATGATACCAATGAACCACCACGTCCATCGTCTCTTTGGACCAGAATTGGCCACAAAATTACAACTACTTTTGATAAAGCCAAAGAAAAGGCTAGAAATATTTTTGGATAA
- the LOC126919369 gene encoding uncharacterized protein LOC126919369 isoform X1, protein MVAQSIVILSLLITYALSAPTGCIESCISYVKQYQTQTSGGLSQTASNLQGLDYSKPGTWSEHNDYDIDNGHGKVHEERGQYVTGPKTVRYYRKNSSSSYSTKYPNGEILSDFEYQNNRHGIHLPNTQEVFNSHNTYNQMGNSESVAQHKYNKIQSQQHTRSSYTKGERLEDLGEYSGRSQVIPQSTSNLNTQILQEPYHFNGQHGNWSTVDSYKTDGGRGHVFEEEGQYVSGPQKVRYYKRNYTSSYSSSDGIPIPKITKIGMHDVHQKLEKIEKEIGQEFKHISTAEAVGSTNIGQAHISSHDLSIDNMHNINNNNYRRQHNHRNSLSTTHSGEQHSSDIRNEHLPYRNPYQNTYGANSYSTYERHEEYAQKLQPTSQLINPTSGYTSVLNTGNSGYNRNIYSGSTSQQQTDNYQQAEMLDAHQSRQIAQTQTFLDNLRNNAQSQSSRIQSGMQGVSHYKEHWNASHTKEVSIPQHITDISHMNQHSLQYNNNQYNNRHNLHQGVQQQDSYLHQFEEGGFTHGKKMLDKLISGVDTVDCDYNSQYTQSTSQYSRKYKRNAKYGKQDEVQQTQSKYINDDLTQQTSGKLEFGQDSQQFYQAWKPQGANQQLGDFTQKTGESDDLTQQTSGNFEFGQDSQQSYQPWKPQGADQQLGDFTQKTGESDDLTQQTFGKLEFGQDSQQSYQPWKPQGTDQQLGDFMQKTGESDDLTQQTSGKLEFGQDSQQSYQPWKRYSVNHHTEDLTQKAGRSNDFTQQPSGKLKLDQESQSHKPWNLHNTIQQLEDLIQKTKESDDLTHQTPGNIEFDQELQKSDKPWNIYSTIQQLEDFIQKTRESHDFTQQTFGNLKFGQESQKSDTSLNIYSTIQQLEDLIQKTRESDDFTQQTSGKLEFSQESQQSQKTWNLQDTIQQLEDLIQKTRESNDPTLQSSEKVEFGQNSQQSHQSWKPQSTSQQLEDFTQKTGKFDDFTQQTSGKLEFGQDSQQSYQPWKPESASQQLGDFTQKTGESDDLTQQNSGELEFGQDSQQSFQPWKPESTSQQLGDFAQKTGESDDFTQQTFGKLEFGQDSQQSYQPWKPQSASQQLEDFTQKRGESDDLTQQTSGKLEFGQDSQQSFQPWKPQGADQQLEDFTQKTGESDDLTQQSSGKLEFGQDSQQSFQPWKPESASQQLGDFTQKTGESDDLTQQTSGELEFGQNSQQSYHPWKPQSADKQLGDFTQKTGESDDFTQQTFGKLEFGQDSQQSYQPWKPQGADQQLEDFTHKMGESDDFTQQTSGKLEFGQDSQQSYQPWKPQSTNQQLRDFAQKTGESDDLTQQTSGNLEFGQGSKQSFPIWQSNVRNQKWGHLTQETSAQLEGDLPKPAEKPKPRSRYSRRGSTVNTQVSNQDMYNINTQNNLNLNAGDTDAPNIYELPPQVNIEGDKDNIRRQSTRGDQGQDKDVSKKLSQQAESSGYDVEGGNVDQVNWLHKSNDATVGLQWHYTYHPSDQRQFVQQTDQKNKEDLQQRSIQTQFSNLQQNPKQEEQIKYIVDNSDQQESHWQPQNYATEQGIKSVRKPFRYIQHENKLMSDQQIRENENLQKHVGTASSEPKLEPRILEVYGGGQYDPTHSGDIYSAVTINPSATLSPTSNTDPWDIREKPEIMVTTTELTMPPLPVEPLNTNDTNEPPRPSSLWTRIGHKITTTFDKAKEKARNIFG, encoded by the exons ATGGTGGCACAAAGTATTGTGattttatctttattaataACATATGCATTATCTGCACCAACTGGATGCATAGAATCTTGTATTTCTTATGTTAAACAATATCAAACGCAAACTTCTggtggtttgtcacaaaccgcATCAAATTTACAAGGCCTTGACTATTCAAAACCTGGCACATGGTCTGAACATAATGACTATGATATAGACAATGGACACGGAAAAGTGCATGAAGAACGTGGTCAATATGTCACAGGTCCCAAAACAGTAAGATATTATAGgaaaaattcttcttcttcttacagTACAAAATATCCTAATGGTGAAATATTATCAGATTTTGAATATCAGAATAATAGACATGGTATACATTTACCCAATACTCAAGAAGTTTTTAATTCTCACAACACTTACAATCAAATGGGTAATTCTGAATCAGTTGCACAACAtaagtataataaaatacagaGTCAACAACACACTCGATCGTCATACACTAAAGGTGAAAGACTTGAAGATCTTGGAGAATACAGTGGAAGATCACAAGTGATTCCGCAAAGTACATCTAACTTGAATACACAAATTTTACAAGAACCTTATCATTTTAATGGACAGCATGGAAATTGGAGTACAGTAGATTCTTATAAAACTGATGGCGGACGTGGCCATGTATTTGAAGAAGAAGGTCAATATGTATCAGGACCTCAAAAGGTTCGTTACTATAAAAGGAATTATACTTCTAGTTACAGTTCATCTGACGGAATTCCTATTCCTAAAATCACAAAAATTGGAATGCACGATGTACACCAGAAACTAGAGAAAATCGAAAAAGAAATAGGGCAAGAATTCAAACATATTTCTACAGCAGAGGCTGTGGGATCTACCAACATTGGACAGGCACATATTAGTTCTCATGATTTGTCTATTGATAACATGCataatataaacaataataattaTAGAAGACAACATAACCACAGGAATAGTTTATCTACAACACATAGTGGAGAACAGCATTCCTCAGACATTAGAAATGAACATTTACCTTATAGGAATCCTTACCAAAATACTTATGGTGCAAACAGCTACAGTACATATGAAAGACATGAAGAATATGCACAAAAACTTCAACCAACCAGTCAACTTATTAATCCAACATCAGGATATACTAGTGTACTCAATACCGGAAACAGTGGTTATAATAGGAATATATATAGTGGATCAACTTCACAACAGCAAACAGATAATTATCAGCAGGCAGAAATGTTAGATGCACATCAATCTAGACAAATCGCACAGACTCAAACGTTTCTTGACAATTTGAGGAACAATGCACAAAGTCAAAGTAGCAGGATCCAATCAGGCATGCAAGGTGTATCTCACTACAAAGAACATTGGAATGCTAGTCATACAAAAGAAGTATCCATACCACAGCATATCACAGACATTTCACATATGAACCAGCACAGTCtccaatataataataatcagtaTAACAACAGACATAATCTACATCAAGGAGTACAACAACAAGATAGTTATTTACATCAATTCGAAGAAGGTGGCTTTACTCATGGTAAAAAAATGTTAGACAAACTAATATCTGGTGTAGATACTGTGGACTGTGATTATAATTCACAATATACGCAAAGTACCTCCCAATATTCAAGAAAATATAAGCGCAATGCAAAGTATGGTAAACAAGATGAAGTGCAACAAACACAAAGTAAATACATCAATGATGATCTTACTCAACAAACTTCTGGAAAACTTGAGTTTGGTCAGGATTCGCAACAATTTTATCAAGCTTGGAAACCACAGGGTGCCAATCAACAATTAGGAGATTTTACACAGAAAACAGGAGAATCTGATGATCTTACTCAACAGACATCTGGAAATTTTGAATTTGGTCAGGATTCGCAACAATCTTATCAACCTTGGAAACCACAGGGTGCCGATCAACAATTAGGAGATTTTACACAGAAAACGGGGGAATCTGATGATCTAACTCAACAGACTTTTGGAAAACTTGAGTTTGGCCAGGATTCGCAACAATCTTATCAACCTTGGAAACCACAGGGTACCGATCAACAATTAGGAGATTTTATGCAGAAAACGGGGGAATCTGATGATCTTACTCAACAGACTTCTGGGAAACTTGAGTTTGGTCAGGATTCGCAACAATCTTATCAACCGTGGAAACGATATAGTGTCAATCATCACACAGAAGATCTTACACAGAAAGCAGGAAGATCTAATGACTTTACTCAACAACCTTCTGGAAAACTTAAATTAGACCAGGAATCACAATCCCATAAACCTTGGAATCTACACAATACAATTCAACAATTAGAAGATCTTATTCAAAAAACAAAGGAATCTGATGACCTTACACATCAAACTCCAGGTAATATAGAATTTGATCAAGAATTACAAAAATCAGATAAACCATGGAATATATACAGTACAATCCAACAATTAGAAGACTTTATTCAAAAAACTAGGGAATCTCATGACTTCACTCAACAAACATTTGGAAATCTTAAATTTGGCCAGGAATCACAAAAATCAGACACATCATTGAATATATACAGTACAATCCAACAGTTAGAAGACCTTATACAAAAAACCAGGGAATCTGATGATTTCACACAACAAACATCTGGAAAACTTGAATTTAGTCAAGAATCACAACAATCTCAAAAAACGTGGAACCTACAGGATACTATTCAACAATTGGAAGACCTTATTCAAAAAACAAGGGAATCTAATGACCCTACCTTACAATCATCTGAAAAAGTCGAATTTGGCCAAAATTCACAGCAATCTCATCAATCTTGGAAACCACAGAGTACAAGTCAACAATTAG AAGATTTTACACAGAAAACAGGGAAATTTGATGATTTTACTCAACAAACTTCTGGAAAACTTGAGTTTGGTCAGGATTCGCAACAATCTTATCAACCTTGGAAGCCAGAAAGCGCAAGCCAACAATTAGGAGATTTTACACAGAAAACGGGGGAATCTGATGATCTTACTCAACAGAATTCTGGTGAACTTGAGTTTGGTCAGGACTCGCAACAATCTTTTCAACCTTGGAAGCCTGAGAGCACAAGCCAACAATTAGGAGATTTTGCGCAGAAAACAGGGGAATCTGATGATTTTACTCAACAGACTTTTGGAAAACTTGAGTTTGGTCAGGATTCGCAACAATCTTATCAACCTTGGAAACCACAGAGCGCAAGCCAACAATTAGAAGATTTTACACAGAAAAGAGGGGAATCTGATGATCTTACTCAACAAACCTCAGGAAAACTTGAGTTTGGTCAGGATTCTCAACAATCTTTTCAACCTTGGAAGCCACAGGGTGCCGATCAACAATTAGAAGATTTTACACAGAAAACAGGAGAATCCGATGATCTTACTCAACAATCATCTGGAAAACTTGAGTTTGGTCAGGATTCGCAACAATCTTTTCAACCTTGGAAGCCAGAAAGCGCAAGCCAACAATTAGGAGATTTTACACAGAAAACGGGGGAATCTGATGATCTTACTCAACAGACTTCTGGTGAACTTGAGTTTGGTCAGAATTCGCAACAATCTTATCACCCTTGGAAACCACAGAGTGCCGATAAACAATTAGGAGATTTTACACAGAAAACAGGGGAATCTGATGATTTTACTCAACAGACTTTTGGAAAACTTGAGTTTGGTCAGGATTCGCAACAATCTTATCAACCTTGGAAACCACAGGGTGCCGATCAACAATTAGAAGATTTTACACATAAAATGGGAGAATCTGATGATTTTACTCAACAAACCTCAGGAAAACTTGAGTTTGGTCAGGATTCGCAACAATCTTATCAACCTTGGAAACCACAGAGTACTAATCAGCAATTAAGAGATTTTGCACAGAAAACGGGGGAATCTGATGATCTCACACAACAGACATCTGGAAATCTTGAATTTGGTCAGGGATCAAAGCAATCGTTTCCAATCTGGCAGTCTAATGTGAGGAATCAGAAATGGGGCCATTTGACTCAAGAAACTAGTGCACAACTAGAAGGTGATTTGCCGAAGCCTGCAGAAAAACCTAAACCAAGATCGAGATATTCAAGGCGTGGGTCAACAGTTAATACACAGGTATCAAATCaagatatgtataatattaatacTCAGAATAATTTAAACCTTAATGCTGGAGATACAGATGCGCCAAATATTTATGAATTACCTCCACAAGTGAATATAGAAGGTGATAAAGATAATATTAGGAGACAAAGTACCAGAGGAGATCAAGGACAAGATAAAGATGTTTCTAAGAAATTAAGTCAACAAGCTGAAAGTAGTGGATATGATGTTGAAGGAGGAAATGTAGATCAAGTAAATTGGTTACACAAATCGAATGATGCAACTGTAGGCTTGCAATGGCATTATACATATCATCCAAGTGATCAAAGACAATTCGTGCAACAAACAGATCAGAAGAATAAAGAAGATTTACAGCAGCGATCAATACAAACACAATTTTCTAATTTACAACAAAATCCAAAGCAAGAAGaacaaattaaatatatagTTGATAATTCAGATCAGCAGGAATCACATTGGCAACCTCAAAACTATGCAACTGAACAAGGAATTAAATCTGTGAGAAAaccatttcgttatattcaGCATGAAAATAAATTGATGTCTGATCAACAAAtaagagaaaatgaaaatttacagAAGCATGTAGGAACTGCTTCATCTGAACCTAAGCTGGAGCCAAGAATTTTGGAAGTTTATGGAGGTGGACAATATGATCCAACACATAGCGGAGATATATATTCTGCAGTGACGATAAACCCTAGTGCTACACTATCACCTACAAGTAATACGGATCCATGGGATATTCGAGAAAAACCAGAAATAATGGTAACAACAACAGAATTGACAATGCCGCCATTACCTGTAGAACCTTTAAATACAAATGATACCAATGAACCACCACGTCCATCGTCTCTTTGGACCAGAATTGGCCACAAAATTACAACTACTTTTGATAAAGCCAAAGAAAAGGCTAGAAATATTTTTGGATAA